From the Luteolibacter arcticus genome, one window contains:
- a CDS encoding acyl-CoA dehydrogenase family protein, with product MHDTLIDTSKMSAGQRAALELAESSRDTRELSGFAASIFDGSPDFSLIFPFPHQSAADEAEGDAFLEKLAAFLRDRTDPDAIDREGEIPEAVFEGLAKLGAFGIKIPKDYGGLGLSQTNYSRAAMLLGGHCGNLTALLSAHQSIGIPQPLLAFGTEEQKRKYLPQCAAGAVSAFALTETEVGSDPARMKTTGRLSDDGTHWILDGEKLWCTNGLKAKHLIVMARTPLPDKPNAITAFIVEIAWPGVEIITRCHFMGLKALYNGVIRFTGVKVPRENVVLGEGKGLKVALTTLNTGRLTLPAACVGLLDRCLDIAVTWSREREQWGQAIGKHEAIAGKLADLAADAFATESLVLYTSALVDADKKADIRLEAAVAKLWGTEAGWHGADSTMQIKGGRGYETADSLRNRGERPDPIERLLRDSRINTIFEGSTEIMHLFIAREALDPHLRRGAAALDTRKPMSERLKTALHAGVFYSGWYPKRWLPLTRGIPSDLDPQLRRALGKTAALSRKLARSLFHSMARNGPKLERRQLLLGRMVDAGSELLAMSVSAARAHTLGDDASLQTARFICHRGEQRVKTLFAEASDKRDAEAYRLAKRLIS from the coding sequence ATGCACGACACCCTGATCGACACCAGCAAGATGTCCGCCGGCCAACGCGCGGCACTGGAACTCGCGGAGTCGTCGCGGGACACCCGCGAGCTATCCGGATTCGCCGCCTCGATCTTCGATGGCTCGCCGGACTTCTCGCTGATCTTCCCCTTCCCTCACCAATCCGCTGCAGACGAAGCAGAGGGTGATGCTTTCCTTGAGAAGCTTGCCGCGTTTCTCCGCGATCGCACCGATCCCGACGCCATCGACCGGGAGGGCGAGATCCCGGAGGCGGTATTCGAGGGCCTCGCCAAGCTCGGTGCCTTCGGCATCAAGATCCCGAAAGACTATGGCGGCCTCGGCTTGTCCCAGACGAACTACTCGCGGGCCGCGATGTTGTTAGGTGGCCACTGCGGCAATCTTACCGCCCTGCTTTCCGCCCATCAATCGATCGGCATCCCGCAGCCATTGCTGGCTTTCGGGACCGAGGAACAGAAGCGGAAGTATCTTCCCCAATGCGCCGCCGGTGCCGTCTCGGCCTTCGCACTGACCGAAACCGAGGTCGGCTCGGATCCCGCGCGGATGAAAACCACCGGGCGGCTTTCCGACGATGGCACGCATTGGATTCTCGATGGCGAGAAGCTGTGGTGCACCAATGGCCTCAAGGCCAAGCACCTGATCGTGATGGCTCGCACCCCCCTCCCGGATAAACCGAACGCGATCACCGCCTTCATCGTTGAGATCGCGTGGCCCGGCGTGGAGATCATCACCCGCTGTCACTTCATGGGTCTCAAGGCGCTCTACAATGGCGTCATCCGATTCACCGGTGTGAAGGTGCCGCGGGAAAACGTGGTCCTCGGTGAAGGCAAGGGACTCAAGGTCGCGCTGACGACACTCAACACCGGCCGCCTCACCTTGCCCGCCGCCTGCGTCGGACTGCTGGATCGCTGCCTGGACATCGCCGTGACCTGGTCGCGCGAACGCGAGCAGTGGGGGCAAGCCATCGGCAAGCACGAGGCCATCGCTGGCAAGCTCGCCGACCTCGCCGCCGACGCCTTCGCTACGGAATCCCTCGTACTTTACACCTCGGCGCTGGTCGATGCCGACAAGAAGGCCGACATCCGCCTGGAAGCCGCCGTCGCCAAGCTTTGGGGCACCGAGGCCGGCTGGCACGGCGCGGACTCAACCATGCAGATCAAGGGCGGCCGCGGCTACGAAACCGCCGACTCCCTGCGCAACCGCGGCGAACGCCCGGATCCAATCGAGCGCCTGCTGCGCGACAGCCGGATCAACACGATCTTCGAGGGCTCCACCGAGATCATGCACCTCTTCATTGCGCGCGAAGCCCTCGACCCCCACCTCCGCCGGGGGGCCGCGGCATTGGACACCCGCAAGCCCATGTCCGAGCGCTTGAAAACCGCCCTACACGCCGGAGTCTTCTACAGCGGCTGGTATCCCAAGCGCTGGCTGCCACTGACCCGCGGCATCCCTTCGGATTTGGATCCGCAGTTGCGCCGGGCGCTGGGAAAGACCGCGGCACTCAGCCGCAAGCTGGCCCGGTCCCTCTTCCACTCAATGGCGCGCAATGGACCGAAGCTCGAACGCCGCCAGCTTCTGTTAGGCCGGATGGTCGATGCGGGTTCCGAGTTGCTCGCGATGAGCGTTTCCGCCGCGCGGGCCCATACCCTGGGCGATGACGCATCGCTCCAGACGGCGCGCTTCATCTGCCATCGCGGCGAACAGCGGGTGAAGACGTTGTTCGCCGAGGCGTCGGACAAGCGGGATGCCGAGGCCTACCGGTTGGCAAAGCGCCTGATTTCCTGA
- a CDS encoding 3-hydroxyacyl-CoA dehydrogenase NAD-binding domain-containing protein has protein sequence MNHLHFQLNGTHGVLTFDREGSSANLFDRPALVELNDKLDALSAHPELTGLILRSAKPSIFIAGADLNVLSSLQGDELRDLIELGQATFQKLARLPYVTIAAIHGACVGGGCELALACDWRVASDASATKIGLPETNLGILPAWGGTTRLPRLIGLPAALSIILGGKVLAAGAAKAKGLVDAVVPRENLEAHALTFLGRGKRRPKSFFHLHNPLSVAIIGAKARASLRAKTRGLYPGPEAALDVALASCSGPLEEGFRREREAILKLAPRPETRQLLRLFFLQERAKKHRVVSAEPRKIDRCAVIGSGVMGAGIAYWLSTRGHDVILRDLDDDALARCMKSIAKNYDESRSRRIFTPTAAARGLDRIHPSAVAVPLDRCDLVIEAAVERLDIKQKVFAELSSRTRPDTILATNTSALPIHELTGVVRNPERLVGLHFFNPVHRMPLVEVVRTTTTSDATLATAVAFVRSLGKLPVVVRDSPGFLVNRILMPYLVEAAKIFERGGDPKVIDDAMLDFGMPMGPLRLLDEVGLDVSAHVARTLADAFPDRMGVPGLLAKLIEQGQLGRKSGAGFYTYNHNETAPNPAALALRTGSEPAPADVAAQLAHAMSEEARLCLDEGIAETADDIDLAMVLGTGYAPFRGGPLQNELKHPV, from the coding sequence ATGAATCATCTCCACTTCCAGCTCAACGGCACGCACGGGGTTCTCACCTTCGACCGCGAAGGATCCTCCGCGAATCTCTTCGACCGTCCCGCCTTGGTCGAACTCAACGACAAGCTCGACGCCCTCTCCGCCCATCCCGAACTCACCGGCCTGATTCTCCGCTCGGCCAAGCCTTCCATCTTCATCGCCGGCGCGGATCTGAACGTCCTCTCTTCGCTCCAAGGCGACGAGCTGCGCGACCTGATCGAACTCGGCCAAGCGACCTTTCAAAAGCTCGCTCGCCTTCCCTACGTCACCATCGCCGCCATCCACGGCGCTTGCGTCGGTGGCGGCTGCGAACTTGCCCTCGCTTGCGATTGGCGCGTCGCGAGCGACGCTTCCGCCACCAAGATCGGCCTGCCCGAAACCAATCTCGGCATTCTTCCCGCCTGGGGCGGCACCACGCGACTGCCCCGGCTCATCGGCCTGCCAGCCGCGCTGTCCATCATCCTCGGCGGCAAGGTCCTCGCGGCCGGTGCCGCGAAGGCGAAGGGACTGGTCGATGCCGTGGTACCCCGGGAAAATCTCGAAGCTCATGCCCTGACTTTTCTCGGCCGCGGCAAGCGTCGCCCCAAATCCTTCTTCCATCTCCATAATCCCCTCTCCGTCGCCATCATCGGCGCTAAGGCCCGGGCCTCATTGCGGGCTAAAACCCGCGGCCTCTATCCCGGCCCGGAAGCCGCGCTCGACGTCGCGCTCGCTTCCTGCAGCGGACCGCTGGAAGAGGGATTCCGTCGTGAAAGGGAGGCCATCCTCAAGCTCGCGCCCCGGCCGGAAACGCGGCAGCTCCTGCGACTCTTCTTTCTCCAGGAGCGGGCCAAGAAGCACCGCGTCGTCTCCGCCGAGCCACGCAAGATCGATCGCTGCGCCGTCATCGGATCCGGCGTGATGGGGGCCGGCATTGCCTATTGGCTCAGCACCCGCGGTCACGACGTCATCCTGCGCGATCTCGACGATGACGCCTTGGCCCGCTGCATGAAGTCCATCGCGAAGAACTACGATGAATCTCGTAGTCGCCGGATCTTCACGCCCACCGCTGCAGCCCGTGGCTTGGATCGCATCCATCCCTCCGCCGTCGCCGTCCCGCTCGACCGCTGCGACCTGGTGATCGAGGCGGCCGTCGAGCGGCTCGATATCAAACAGAAGGTCTTTGCCGAGCTCTCCTCTCGCACCCGCCCCGATACCATCCTTGCAACCAACACCTCGGCGTTACCCATCCACGAACTCACCGGCGTCGTCCGAAATCCGGAGCGATTGGTTGGTTTGCACTTCTTCAACCCGGTCCACCGCATGCCGCTGGTGGAAGTCGTCCGCACCACCACCACCTCCGACGCAACCCTTGCCACCGCGGTCGCCTTCGTGCGCTCGCTGGGAAAGCTGCCGGTCGTCGTGCGCGACTCGCCCGGCTTTCTGGTAAACCGCATCCTGATGCCCTACCTCGTCGAAGCCGCAAAGATCTTCGAGCGCGGCGGCGATCCAAAGGTCATCGACGATGCGATGCTCGACTTCGGCATGCCGATGGGACCGCTGCGTCTGCTCGATGAAGTCGGTCTCGATGTCTCCGCTCACGTCGCACGGACCTTGGCCGACGCATTTCCTGACCGCATGGGCGTGCCCGGCTTGCTTGCAAAACTCATCGAGCAAGGACAACTCGGCCGCAAGTCAGGCGCAGGCTTCTACACCTACAATCACAACGAGACCGCGCCCAATCCCGCCGCCCTTGCCTTGCGCACCGGCAGCGAACCGGCACCCGCGGATGTCGCGGCGCAACTCGCCCATGCGATGAGCGAGGAAGCACGTCTCTGCCTCGACGAAGGAATTGCTGAAACCGCTGACGACATCGACCTCGCGATGGTCCTCGGCACCGGCTACGCGCCGTTCCGAGGTGGCCCGCTGCAAAACGAACTCAAGCACCCCGTCTGA